From Phaeocystidibacter marisrubri, the proteins below share one genomic window:
- the rsfS gene encoding ribosome silencing factor gives MQDQPSHSALIEQIIEGIQDNKGQDITVLDLRELENSVCDYFVIASGTSNTQVKSISEAVEKRVREQLGDKPWHVEGADRSEWVLMDYVNAVVHIFRGEAREFYDLESLWGDAIATHIETK, from the coding sequence ATGCAAGACCAGCCGTCGCATTCTGCGCTGATCGAACAAATCATCGAAGGCATCCAAGACAACAAGGGGCAAGACATCACAGTTCTCGACTTACGCGAGTTAGAGAACTCTGTGTGTGATTACTTTGTTATTGCCTCAGGTACATCGAACACGCAGGTAAAATCCATTTCTGAAGCTGTTGAAAAACGGGTTCGTGAGCAACTCGGCGATAAGCCTTGGCACGTTGAAGGAGCAGACCGCTCCGAATGGGTGCTCATGGATTACGTCAATGCAGTCGTTCACATCTTCAGGGGTGAGGCGAGAGAATTCTACGACCTTGAAAGTTTGTGGGGAGACGCAATTGCTACTCACATAGAAACAAAATAA
- the coaD gene encoding pantetheine-phosphate adenylyltransferase, with translation MARTALFPGSFDPITLGHENIIRRALPLFDKIIIAVGENANKQYMFPLEKRMEWIRQTFEGDSKVEVATYSGLTIDFAVEKGVDFLLRGIRNPADFEFEKAIAQANREMNPNLETVFLLTSARYAYISSSIVRDVFRNNGDHSLFVPKSIRLEK, from the coding sequence ATGGCACGCACCGCCCTATTCCCCGGTTCATTTGACCCCATTACATTGGGACATGAGAACATCATTCGCAGAGCGCTTCCGCTTTTTGACAAGATCATTATTGCCGTTGGTGAAAATGCGAACAAGCAATATATGTTCCCCTTGGAGAAGAGAATGGAGTGGATTCGTCAAACTTTTGAGGGAGATAGCAAGGTTGAAGTGGCAACCTACAGCGGACTTACCATCGATTTCGCGGTAGAAAAAGGGGTTGATTTTCTGTTGAGAGGGATTCGAAACCCAGCCGATTTTGAGTTTGAAAAGGCCATTGCACAGGCCAATCGCGAGATGAACCCCAACTTAGAAACGGTTTTCCTGCTCACTTCGGCTCGATATGCCTACATCTCTTCCAGTATTGTTCGGGATGTATTTCGCAACAATGGAGATCACAGTCTATTTGTACCGAAATCGATACGTCTCGAGAAGTGA
- the ftsH gene encoding ATP-dependent zinc metalloprotease FtsH — translation MENKDEKRQLDKLKEQFSKKNENGGGNRRKNDPKRKPNLYWVYGFVILFLLGINFFADNSTSSKDVNFHTLTTWIKANEVAKVQIVNKEEIRVFITDSALTNDKQFEDVAKNVIGDELNKGPHYVFIMPIESFETRLDNFYEENPQIAEKHGEILRDYRNEPNIWGDLIVWFVPLLFFVVIWIFLMRRMGGGAGGAGSQIFNIGKSKAQIYDKDTKVRVTFQNVAGMEGAKEEVLEIVDFLKNPQKYSNLGGKIPRGVLLSGPPGTGKTLLAKAVAGEAKVPFFSLSGSDFVEMFVGVGASRVRDLFRQAKEKSPCIIFIDEIDAIGRARGKSNFSGGNDERENTLNQLLTEMDGFGTNEHVIVMGATNRADILDRALMRAGRFDRLIYVDLPELNERKEIFQVHLKPIRVSDDIDVDLLARQTPGFSGADIANVCNEAALVAARKNKKVVEKQDFLDAVDRIVGGLEKKSKLITPDEKKTIAYHEAGHATVSWLLEHASPLVKVTIVPRGRSLGAAWYLPEERQITTAEQMLDEMAATLGGRAAEEVIFGKISTGALSDLEKVTKQARAMVTVYGLNRRIGNVTYYDSTGQNEFTFDKPYSEQTAQAIDEEIRSIIEEQYDRAVKLLSDNRDKLTELAETLLEKEVIFKENLEGIFGKRPWLDRAARLEKSEQDVAKPEAPKENVDSTDSEGVKIGESNVKSESDASNEDSSQRDVETS, via the coding sequence ATGGAGAACAAAGACGAAAAACGTCAACTAGACAAGCTCAAAGAGCAGTTCTCAAAGAAAAATGAGAACGGTGGTGGGAATCGTCGTAAAAACGACCCAAAACGCAAGCCTAACCTCTACTGGGTTTATGGTTTTGTGATTCTATTCCTGCTTGGCATTAATTTCTTTGCCGACAATTCCACTTCTTCTAAAGATGTGAACTTCCACACACTGACCACTTGGATCAAGGCGAACGAAGTTGCCAAGGTTCAAATCGTCAATAAGGAAGAAATTCGCGTGTTTATCACGGATAGCGCATTGACCAACGACAAGCAATTTGAAGACGTTGCGAAGAATGTAATTGGAGATGAACTCAACAAAGGTCCTCATTACGTCTTCATCATGCCTATTGAGTCGTTCGAAACTCGATTGGACAATTTCTACGAAGAGAACCCACAGATTGCTGAAAAGCACGGTGAAATTCTTCGTGATTACCGCAATGAACCCAATATTTGGGGCGATCTCATCGTGTGGTTCGTTCCCCTTCTATTCTTCGTAGTCATCTGGATTTTCTTGATGAGAAGAATGGGCGGAGGTGCCGGTGGCGCAGGTAGCCAAATCTTCAACATCGGTAAATCTAAAGCTCAGATTTACGACAAGGACACGAAAGTTCGAGTTACGTTCCAAAACGTAGCTGGAATGGAAGGTGCCAAAGAAGAAGTCCTTGAAATTGTAGACTTCCTTAAGAATCCACAGAAATACAGCAACCTAGGTGGTAAAATCCCAAGAGGCGTATTGCTCTCAGGCCCTCCGGGCACTGGTAAAACTCTTTTGGCCAAAGCCGTTGCTGGCGAAGCTAAGGTTCCATTCTTTAGTTTGAGTGGTTCGGACTTCGTTGAGATGTTTGTAGGTGTAGGTGCCTCCAGGGTGCGCGACCTCTTCCGTCAGGCGAAGGAGAAGTCACCATGTATCATCTTTATCGACGAGATTGATGCCATTGGTAGAGCTCGTGGTAAGAGTAATTTCTCCGGCGGCAACGACGAACGTGAGAACACGTTGAACCAACTCCTTACAGAAATGGATGGTTTTGGCACCAACGAACACGTCATTGTAATGGGCGCAACAAACCGTGCAGACATCCTAGACCGCGCCTTGATGCGTGCAGGACGTTTTGACCGTTTGATTTATGTTGACCTTCCAGAACTGAACGAAAGAAAGGAAATTTTCCAAGTTCACTTGAAGCCTATTCGCGTATCTGATGATATCGACGTAGATCTTCTAGCGCGTCAAACGCCAGGTTTCTCTGGTGCTGATATTGCGAACGTATGTAACGAAGCAGCATTGGTAGCCGCTCGTAAGAACAAGAAGGTTGTAGAGAAACAAGACTTCCTCGATGCGGTAGATCGTATTGTAGGTGGATTGGAGAAGAAATCGAAGCTCATCACTCCAGATGAGAAGAAAACCATCGCTTATCACGAAGCGGGACACGCAACCGTTAGCTGGTTGTTGGAACATGCTTCTCCACTGGTAAAAGTAACCATCGTTCCTCGTGGACGCAGTCTTGGAGCCGCTTGGTATCTTCCTGAAGAGCGTCAGATCACTACGGCAGAACAGATGTTGGACGAGATGGCCGCTACCCTAGGTGGTCGTGCTGCAGAAGAGGTAATCTTCGGAAAAATCAGCACAGGTGCCTTGAGCGACTTGGAAAAAGTGACCAAGCAAGCCCGTGCAATGGTAACCGTTTACGGACTCAACCGTCGCATTGGAAATGTGACGTATTACGACTCTACCGGCCAAAATGAATTCACATTCGACAAGCCATATAGCGAACAAACCGCTCAAGCTATCGATGAAGAAATCAGAAGCATTATCGAAGAGCAATACGATCGCGCTGTGAAGCTCCTGAGCGACAATCGCGACAAGCTTACCGAGCTTGCTGAAACACTTCTTGAGAAAGAAGTGATCTTCAAAGAGAACCTAGAAGGCATCTTTGGCAAGCGTCCATGGCTTGATAGAGCAGCTAGACTCGAAAAAAGTGAGCAAGATGTAGCAAAACCTGAAGCTCCTAAAGAAAACGTCGATTCGACTGATTCTGAGGGTGTTAAAATCGGAGAAAGCAACGTTAAATCGGAGTCGGATGCCTCAAATGAGGATTCCTCACAACGCGATGTTGAAACTTCCTGA
- a CDS encoding SRPBCC family protein — MNTHIEGRQVHINKPRTEVFSHLSTPANFSDIMPDDVQKFESGDDWFLFELKGLPAVKMKVAELSPSDKIVLKSASDKLNFELVGTLTDENDGTAAQLHFHGEFNAMLKMMVTKPLTNFLGKLSDKLEQL; from the coding sequence ATGAATACACATATCGAAGGACGTCAAGTCCATATCAACAAGCCAAGAACAGAAGTTTTCTCTCACTTGAGCACCCCGGCCAATTTTAGTGATATCATGCCGGATGATGTTCAAAAATTTGAATCGGGAGACGATTGGTTTCTGTTTGAATTGAAAGGTCTTCCGGCAGTGAAGATGAAAGTGGCAGAATTGAGTCCTTCAGATAAGATCGTGTTGAAGTCGGCTAGCGATAAACTCAACTTTGAACTCGTAGGCACACTAACGGACGAGAACGATGGCACCGCCGCACAACTTCACTTTCACGGCGAGTTCAACGCCATGTTGAAAATGATGGTTACTAAGCCATTGACCAATTTCCTTGGAAAATTGAGCGACAAGCTCGAGCAGCTTTAA
- a CDS encoding phosphatidate cytidylyltransferase has product MSELIKRGLYGAIYVAVILASILVDSMLTFALMGIMGVVGFFEMRKLTSNHRIYYSSLLGILILWGTSAYQFIYGTGLNLAPAIVASVVAIFVQHIWASDSEITTARMSNSVLAVAYLALPISLAPWFTVDSYGFFDATLLLGLFVMIWTNDTFAYLVGKSIGKHRLHERLSPKKSVEGFVGGMAFAILAGYLFHVYTITEYTLSDWIFFGLISSIGGTMGDLFESALKRSAKVKDSGKFIPGHGGLLDRIDSFLFVVPMVWLYLYIL; this is encoded by the coding sequence ATGAGTGAACTTATTAAGCGCGGCCTCTATGGGGCCATCTACGTGGCAGTGATTCTTGCCTCTATTCTCGTTGATAGCATGCTCACTTTTGCACTCATGGGAATCATGGGCGTTGTGGGTTTCTTTGAAATGAGAAAACTCACGTCCAACCATCGTATCTACTACTCTTCCCTTTTGGGAATTTTGATCCTATGGGGCACATCAGCCTATCAATTCATTTATGGTACCGGCCTCAATCTCGCTCCCGCTATCGTAGCATCTGTGGTAGCCATTTTCGTTCAGCACATTTGGGCCAGCGATTCCGAGATCACTACGGCTAGAATGAGCAACTCGGTACTGGCAGTTGCCTACTTGGCTCTCCCCATATCCTTGGCTCCTTGGTTCACCGTAGACAGTTATGGCTTCTTTGACGCCACCCTACTCCTGGGATTGTTTGTCATGATTTGGACCAATGACACCTTTGCTTACTTGGTTGGAAAATCCATAGGAAAGCACCGCTTACACGAAAGACTATCTCCAAAGAAAAGTGTAGAAGGATTTGTAGGAGGGATGGCCTTTGCCATACTAGCTGGTTATCTCTTTCACGTTTACACCATTACCGAATACACCCTTTCCGATTGGATATTCTTCGGACTCATTTCCAGCATTGGAGGAACCATGGGCGACTTGTTTGAAAGTGCCCTGAAGCGCTCTGCTAAGGTGAAAGATTCTGGGAAATTCATACCAGGACACGGCGGACTATTGGATAGAATCGACAGCTTTTTGTTCGTTGTGCCCATGGTCTGGCTATATTTGTACATTCTATAA
- a CDS encoding biotin--[acetyl-CoA-carboxylase] ligase, with the protein MLKRGIEYRHFQSIASTNAMASSVLESEKIEHFLVLSTDTQTKGRGQQGTTWQDFPGENLLMTLITPSISWPAARVFDLNMAISLAILQALKPHLPVQLKWPNDIWVSGKKMAGLLIEPVVRGGYVQRLVVGLGLNVNQTQFDSSLNATSLVLECGKPFDLSLVRESISESIQSALTKILQTGISPKKEYLNSCVAYARIGKYRSGDQEFTALFSDIDNHGRQILLHSDGSKHAYDLKEVKYLP; encoded by the coding sequence ATGCTCAAACGAGGTATCGAATATCGGCATTTTCAGTCTATAGCGTCTACTAATGCTATGGCATCTAGTGTATTAGAGTCGGAAAAAATTGAACATTTTTTAGTCTTAAGCACTGACACTCAAACAAAAGGACGTGGACAGCAAGGGACAACATGGCAGGATTTTCCAGGTGAAAATTTGTTAATGACATTGATTACCCCCTCTATTTCATGGCCCGCCGCCCGCGTGTTCGACTTAAATATGGCGATTAGTTTGGCTATTCTTCAAGCGCTAAAGCCACATTTGCCAGTTCAACTGAAATGGCCCAACGATATTTGGGTGAGCGGTAAGAAGATGGCTGGATTGCTGATAGAGCCCGTAGTTCGAGGGGGATATGTTCAGCGATTGGTTGTTGGCCTCGGGCTAAACGTGAACCAAACTCAATTTGATTCTTCATTAAATGCAACGTCTCTCGTGCTTGAATGTGGAAAACCGTTCGATCTTTCGCTCGTTCGAGAATCCATCAGTGAAAGCATTCAATCCGCACTGACTAAAATTTTGCAAACGGGGATATCTCCCAAGAAAGAATACCTCAACTCCTGTGTGGCATATGCCAGAATAGGCAAGTACCGATCAGGTGATCAGGAGTTTACCGCGCTTTTTTCGGATATCGACAATCACGGTAGGCAAATCTTGCTTCATTCTGATGGAAGCAAGCATGCCTACGATTTAAAGGAAGTGAAGTATTTGCCTTAA
- the pyrE gene encoding orotate phosphoribosyltransferase encodes MVLNADTADKTAEFLLQIKAIKLQPEQPFTWASGWKSPIYCDNRMSLSYPAIRNYLRSAMATVVEEHYPSADVIAGVATGAIALGALVAEQLGLPFVYVRGKAKDHGRQNLIEGHLPEGANVVVIEDLVSTGMSSLQAVDALRAAGSRVLGMGAIFTYGFNVSEEAFEKANCQLVTLSDYEHLIDKAVEGGYVDKSQERTLAQWRVDPSNWNK; translated from the coding sequence ATGGTTTTGAACGCTGACACCGCTGATAAGACTGCGGAATTCCTTTTGCAAATAAAGGCAATCAAATTACAACCTGAGCAACCTTTTACTTGGGCTTCAGGATGGAAATCTCCAATTTACTGTGACAACCGTATGAGCTTGTCCTACCCTGCTATCCGCAACTACCTTCGTAGTGCCATGGCAACTGTGGTAGAAGAGCACTACCCCTCTGCAGATGTAATTGCAGGTGTGGCAACTGGAGCTATTGCTCTTGGGGCCTTGGTGGCAGAGCAACTCGGACTTCCTTTTGTGTACGTTCGTGGCAAGGCTAAAGATCATGGGAGACAAAACTTGATCGAAGGGCACTTGCCTGAAGGTGCAAATGTGGTTGTGATTGAAGATCTCGTTTCTACGGGAATGAGTTCACTTCAAGCCGTTGATGCGCTTCGAGCTGCTGGATCAAGAGTTTTGGGTATGGGTGCCATTTTCACCTATGGGTTCAACGTTTCTGAAGAAGCTTTTGAAAAGGCCAACTGCCAGCTTGTCACACTTAGCGATTATGAACACCTCATCGACAAAGCTGTTGAAGGTGGTTACGTGGACAAATCACAAGAGCGCACACTTGCTCAATGGAGAGTTGACCCTTCCAACTGGAACAAATAA
- a CDS encoding NUDIX hydrolase gives MYTIFINDLTVHITRKAPAIGKVVEVTEDPRIWLDKHWDTIVSKPKNMHLYVVTEAPEELWNYIGKRYRHIEAAGGLVRNTLGEVLFIHRLGKWDLPKGKLEEGEDVRECALREVEEECSLTGHTIVEEFPSTYHTYKMGETPVLKRTYWYLMRVEGRPELAPQIEEDITETVWLKEVDWAQVENNTYPSIKSLLETYRFRYK, from the coding sequence ATGTACACGATTTTCATCAACGATCTTACTGTTCACATCACGAGAAAGGCACCTGCCATTGGCAAAGTGGTGGAAGTGACTGAAGACCCGAGAATTTGGTTGGATAAACATTGGGATACCATTGTTTCTAAGCCAAAGAACATGCATTTGTATGTGGTAACGGAAGCGCCAGAAGAGCTTTGGAACTACATCGGAAAGAGATACCGACACATTGAAGCAGCTGGAGGATTAGTGCGAAATACGTTGGGTGAGGTCCTCTTCATTCATCGCTTGGGAAAGTGGGATTTGCCGAAAGGGAAATTGGAAGAAGGGGAGGATGTTCGCGAATGCGCGCTTCGAGAAGTGGAAGAAGAGTGCAGTCTAACGGGACATACGATTGTCGAGGAATTTCCTTCTACATATCACACGTACAAGATGGGAGAAACCCCGGTGTTGAAACGTACGTATTGGTATTTGATGCGTGTGGAAGGTCGCCCAGAATTAGCTCCTCAAATTGAAGAGGACATCACAGAAACGGTTTGGTTGAAGGAAGTTGATTGGGCACAGGTAGAAAACAACACCTACCCATCTATTAAGTCACTTCTCGAGACGTATCGATTTCGGTACAAATAG
- a CDS encoding D-alanine--D-alanine ligase has protein sequence MKKNVGILMGGYSSEFEISILSGQTVYNNLDRSLYTPFAIHILKDRWVLVEDGVEYAIDKNDFSAQMNGEKITFDLLFNAIHGNPGEDGILQGYLQLLNIPQTSCDVFESALTFNKAECNRVLSDFGVRVAPSIYLHPGEDVDPALVTKLLNFPVFVKPSRSGSSFGVSRVENPGDLEEAVKFARTEDQRVVIEQGVIGTEVGCGVYAKDGKAEILALTEIVPKKSFFDYEAKYQGASEEITPARVSAEVESEIRNITAKVYELLHLKGVVRADYIVEQTSGLPYLIEVNTVPGLSPASIVPQQVRHAGMSLTDFFTLVLEETRRNATKGA, from the coding sequence ATGAAGAAGAACGTTGGCATTTTGATGGGGGGATATTCCTCCGAGTTTGAAATCTCAATCTTGAGTGGACAAACCGTTTACAACAACTTGGATCGATCACTTTATACGCCTTTTGCCATTCACATCTTGAAAGATAGATGGGTTTTGGTTGAAGACGGAGTGGAGTATGCCATCGACAAGAACGATTTCTCCGCTCAAATGAACGGTGAAAAAATCACCTTCGATTTGCTCTTCAATGCCATTCACGGCAATCCAGGGGAAGATGGCATTTTACAGGGTTACCTGCAATTGCTGAACATTCCTCAAACCTCTTGTGATGTGTTTGAATCGGCCTTGACATTCAACAAAGCAGAATGCAACCGCGTATTAAGTGACTTCGGAGTTCGCGTGGCTCCATCCATCTACCTACACCCTGGTGAAGACGTGGATCCTGCCTTGGTTACCAAACTGCTCAATTTCCCCGTTTTCGTCAAGCCTAGTCGCTCGGGCAGCAGCTTTGGCGTAAGTAGAGTTGAAAATCCTGGAGATTTAGAAGAAGCCGTAAAATTTGCTCGAACCGAAGACCAACGGGTAGTGATTGAGCAAGGAGTAATTGGAACGGAAGTTGGCTGTGGCGTGTACGCAAAAGATGGAAAGGCAGAGATTCTCGCGCTCACAGAAATCGTTCCCAAGAAGTCCTTTTTTGATTACGAAGCAAAATACCAAGGAGCCTCTGAAGAAATCACACCAGCTCGAGTTTCTGCGGAAGTTGAAAGTGAAATTCGGAACATCACGGCAAAAGTGTATGAACTCCTCCACTTAAAAGGTGTTGTAAGGGCAGACTACATTGTAGAACAGACAAGCGGACTTCCATACCTAATTGAAGTGAACACCGTTCCAGGCCTCTCTCCTGCGAGCATTGTTCCGCAACAAGTGAGACATGCAGGAATGAGCTTGACAGACTTTTTTACCTTAGTCCTCGAAGAAACCCGTCGCAACGCGACAAAAGGAGCTTAA
- a CDS encoding PASTA domain-containing protein, translated as MKIVRFLKSKTFAINAVVIVVVAVLGIYFLQKYLSAITDHGEVVVVPDLSTYSLSQVENELSALELTFEVMDSSEFKKSYPPGSVVQQYPKAGSEVKRDRTIKLTLNPLHERKLALPDIIDIPRTDAAFRLESRGFKVGKVRYVPDIGKDNVLAVELNGNKVETGQKYEKGTRFDLVLGMGLSDERIGVPSLYGLVADSVSFVLRSRMLNTGAILYDETVTDTANARVYKQTPIPTLESVIRMGDGVDVWLTDDYTKIPANPLLPQTEPDSTSFIENAD; from the coding sequence ATGAAAATTGTTCGCTTTCTAAAGAGTAAAACCTTCGCGATTAATGCGGTGGTGATAGTAGTGGTTGCCGTATTGGGAATTTACTTTCTTCAAAAGTACCTATCGGCTATTACCGATCACGGTGAAGTGGTGGTAGTTCCAGATTTGTCAACGTATTCCCTCTCTCAAGTGGAGAACGAATTGTCGGCTTTGGAGCTCACCTTTGAGGTGATGGATTCCTCTGAATTCAAGAAGAGCTATCCTCCTGGATCCGTAGTTCAACAGTACCCCAAGGCAGGCAGTGAGGTGAAGCGAGATAGAACCATCAAGCTCACCCTTAATCCATTGCACGAGCGTAAACTCGCCCTTCCTGATATTATTGATATTCCAAGAACCGATGCTGCTTTCCGATTGGAGAGTAGAGGTTTTAAAGTGGGCAAGGTCCGCTACGTCCCGGATATCGGAAAGGACAACGTACTCGCTGTAGAGTTGAATGGAAACAAAGTGGAAACAGGGCAGAAATACGAAAAGGGCACTCGCTTTGACCTCGTGCTCGGTATGGGGCTCAGCGATGAGCGAATTGGCGTTCCGTCTCTCTATGGATTGGTAGCCGATTCGGTATCCTTTGTCCTTCGTTCGAGAATGCTGAATACTGGCGCTATTTTATACGATGAAACCGTAACTGATACAGCGAATGCTCGCGTCTACAAACAAACCCCTATTCCAACCCTCGAATCCGTGATTCGAATGGGAGATGGTGTGGATGTTTGGTTGACCGATGATTACACGAAAATCCCTGCTAATCCGTTATTGCCTCAAACAGAACCAGATTCTACTAGCTTCATTGAAAATGCGGATTAA
- a CDS encoding T9SS type A sorting domain-containing protein, whose translation MRIKTLFILSMLSISSVAQQEVIGVPTYRPQSPAPLMKTGDTLNLPFKDDFSGAVGFPNTRRWSDAKGYVNNTFPINQPSRGVLTLDGLNEGGRAYDLSHAGSDTLADVVTSAFLDLSTATSPYLNFMYQEGGYGEAPESNDSLVVDFWHVDSARWERVWSVRGGQLQNDEWRWAAISANNPKWLKDGFRFRIGTYGALNGAFDVWNIDYLSMESFRSPQDTVIEDPAVTLPLPSLIDKFTQVPWFHMTNSQFKSSLDLLYRRNGPAPVGGWQLYLRNYNLYQDGSVIDGNVDNTVNSSLDHNQNLTYTLPVATGSINKSVTQETNVTLETWLSGDANAVGIQKNDTIVHTQRFSNVYAFDDGSAERVYGLTQSNSYILYRFQPLLSDTVKGFQMYFGEAGANQSRSPFQIVVFNFQNNAPGTIRYLSDSIYYPQYAGAQNQFYSYELDTSGLYINGTVYIGVKQLSTVPLTIGLDRNTDSLNQIIYGDGVNWFPSLEKNSHLMMRPYFKYHPTDISVREWDEVERAVIYPNPSNGIFRVKLNEWTSANLSVLDLSGRIYWSDEIQNGEEIDLSSLDSGVYLCRLVNGSEVYSLKIIIQN comes from the coding sequence ATGCGGATTAAAACGCTCTTTATACTTTCTATGCTCTCTATTTCTTCCGTGGCTCAACAGGAAGTGATAGGAGTTCCCACTTATCGACCACAAAGTCCAGCCCCACTGATGAAAACGGGGGATACGCTGAATCTGCCTTTTAAAGATGACTTTAGCGGAGCGGTGGGATTTCCAAATACGCGCAGATGGTCGGATGCCAAAGGGTATGTAAACAACACCTTTCCGATTAATCAGCCGAGTAGGGGTGTCCTTACTCTAGACGGTTTGAACGAAGGTGGTAGAGCTTATGATCTAAGTCATGCAGGAAGCGATACCCTAGCCGATGTGGTGACTTCGGCTTTTCTCGATTTATCCACTGCTACCTCACCTTACTTGAACTTCATGTACCAAGAGGGAGGATATGGTGAAGCGCCTGAGAGCAACGATAGTTTGGTGGTTGATTTTTGGCATGTAGACTCTGCCCGTTGGGAAAGAGTATGGAGCGTTCGAGGTGGTCAACTTCAAAATGATGAATGGCGGTGGGCTGCTATTTCGGCCAACAATCCCAAGTGGTTGAAGGATGGATTCCGCTTTAGAATTGGAACATATGGAGCGCTTAATGGCGCCTTTGATGTGTGGAATATTGACTACTTGTCCATGGAGTCGTTTCGATCTCCTCAGGATACGGTGATTGAAGATCCTGCCGTTACTCTTCCACTTCCAAGTTTGATTGATAAGTTTACGCAGGTGCCTTGGTTTCACATGACCAATTCCCAGTTTAAAAGTTCGCTCGATTTGCTGTATCGCCGAAATGGTCCAGCTCCTGTTGGTGGTTGGCAGTTGTATCTGAGAAATTACAACCTCTACCAAGATGGTAGTGTGATTGATGGAAATGTCGACAACACGGTGAATTCGAGTCTAGATCACAATCAGAACTTAACGTATACATTGCCAGTTGCGACGGGAAGTATCAATAAATCTGTGACACAAGAGACGAATGTGACTCTGGAAACATGGTTGTCTGGCGATGCCAACGCAGTTGGAATTCAGAAGAACGATACCATTGTCCACACCCAACGATTTTCAAATGTGTACGCTTTTGATGATGGATCAGCTGAACGCGTATACGGACTTACACAATCGAATTCATACATTCTCTATCGCTTCCAACCTTTGTTGAGCGATACGGTAAAGGGGTTTCAGATGTACTTTGGGGAAGCAGGGGCTAATCAAAGCAGATCGCCTTTCCAAATCGTAGTCTTCAACTTCCAGAACAATGCTCCTGGTACCATTCGCTATCTGTCGGATTCCATTTATTATCCGCAGTACGCGGGAGCGCAGAATCAGTTTTATTCTTACGAACTTGATACATCGGGTCTGTATATCAACGGTACCGTGTATATAGGAGTGAAACAACTTTCTACGGTTCCACTTACCATAGGCTTGGATAGAAACACCGACAGTTTGAATCAGATCATTTACGGAGATGGTGTGAATTGGTTTCCGTCTCTTGAAAAGAATAGTCACTTGATGATGAGACCCTATTTCAAGTATCACCCCACCGATATTTCAGTGAGGGAATGGGACGAAGTTGAGCGCGCCGTCATCTATCCAAATCCTTCCAACGGAATCTTCCGAGTGAAGCTCAACGAATGGACATCGGCTAATTTATCTGTGCTCGATTTGAGTGGAAGAATCTATTGGTCAGATGAGATTCAAAATGGAGAAGAGATAGACCTCTCTTCTTTAGATTCAGGAGTCTACCTTTGCAGGCTAGTGAATGGGAGTGAAGTCTACTCCCTGAAAATTATCATTCAGAACTAA
- a CDS encoding LUD domain-containing protein: protein MGHKGKPGLFGKFFSVLSGKPDESREDDTPEKSPYAPKEEEPIDLRFVQTYTQNGGHFLYCETLEEAYINVKKICTEAKIQHLFTPEQSISSSLKKLDLPVQEDNPSISDGICTTCEALVAFNGGIMVTDYQLGIYKISELPETHILLARTSQVVDSLSSGMSRINNTYREKRPNQITTLKGALSESVRQASADPNKNRSLYLLLIEDDLQ, encoded by the coding sequence ATGGGTCACAAAGGGAAACCGGGTTTATTCGGTAAATTCTTCTCCGTCTTAAGCGGTAAGCCTGACGAGAGTCGAGAAGACGACACTCCTGAGAAGTCACCTTATGCTCCTAAAGAAGAAGAGCCCATCGATTTGCGCTTTGTACAAACGTACACGCAAAACGGTGGGCACTTTCTATATTGTGAAACCTTGGAAGAGGCTTACATCAATGTGAAGAAGATTTGCACAGAGGCCAAAATCCAACATTTGTTCACTCCAGAGCAATCCATCTCCTCCTCTCTTAAGAAACTCGACTTACCTGTTCAAGAAGATAATCCATCCATCTCTGATGGGATTTGCACCACCTGTGAAGCACTCGTTGCATTCAATGGTGGAATCATGGTTACCGATTATCAATTGGGCATTTACAAGATTTCTGAACTTCCAGAAACACACATTCTTCTTGCCCGCACCAGTCAGGTTGTAGATAGTTTGAGTTCCGGAATGAGCAGAATCAATAACACCTACAGAGAGAAGCGCCCCAATCAAATTACAACCTTGAAAGGTGCACTTTCTGAATCTGTTCGTCAGGCTTCTGCCGACCCCAATAAGAATAGATCACTCTATCTCTTGTTGATTGAAGACGATCTCCAATGA